One Candidatus Anaeroferrophillus wilburensis DNA window includes the following coding sequences:
- the hemG gene encoding protoporphyrinogen oxidase — protein MKDPKRVTVIGAGIAGLACAYEILSQARNKGLPIEVAVVDRASYIGGKIKTTYADPYTVEGGPDCFILEKPWALSLIRELGMEDQLVNTSSSASGTYIYAGNRLHRLPDGLIMMIPTKIIPFATSPLISWPGKIRMGMDLLIPRRQGGGDESLASFVTRRLGREALEKIAEPLVGGIHAGNPDNMSLLATFPRFIEMEQQSGSLIRGMFARKKAMAEAMKNRPKTGAPPRTFFISMKKGMAQLTDALADVIGRQRITTNLAIRTVAKGDQEGYLLETADGQQWQADSVVMASESFATADMVASLAPDLAATLKKIPYVSSSIVSLVFSRDDIPHPLDTYGFIVPKISNRKIMATTWSSIKWPHRSPAGKVLMRSFVGGAQQPELADLDDATITATVLHELKEIIGISAKPEQVWINRWPQGMPQYIVGHLDRLAVIDQQLKALPGLYLTGAGYRGIGLPDCINHARQTGEKVVADLL, from the coding sequence ATGAAGGATCCCAAGCGTGTTACTGTTATTGGTGCCGGCATTGCCGGCCTGGCCTGTGCCTATGAAATCTTGAGCCAGGCACGGAATAAAGGGCTGCCCATCGAGGTAGCAGTCGTCGACCGCGCATCGTATATCGGCGGCAAGATCAAAACCACCTACGCCGATCCCTATACCGTCGAGGGCGGCCCCGACTGCTTCATCCTGGAAAAACCCTGGGCCCTGAGCCTGATCAGGGAACTGGGCATGGAGGATCAGCTCGTCAATACCAGCAGCAGCGCCAGCGGCACCTATATCTATGCCGGCAATCGCCTCCACCGCCTGCCGGATGGTCTGATTATGATGATTCCCACCAAAATCATCCCCTTTGCCACTTCACCGCTGATCTCCTGGCCGGGAAAGATCCGGATGGGCATGGATCTACTGATTCCCAGGCGACAGGGGGGTGGCGACGAAAGTCTGGCCAGTTTCGTCACCCGACGCCTCGGCAGAGAGGCCCTGGAAAAAATTGCTGAACCCTTAGTGGGCGGTATTCATGCCGGCAATCCTGACAACATGAGTCTGCTGGCCACCTTTCCCCGCTTCATCGAAATGGAACAGCAGTCGGGAAGCCTTATCCGCGGCATGTTCGCGCGCAAGAAAGCAATGGCTGAAGCAATGAAAAACCGGCCGAAAACCGGGGCTCCGCCCCGCACCTTTTTCATCTCGATGAAAAAAGGGATGGCCCAACTCACCGATGCCCTGGCCGATGTCATCGGTCGCCAGCGGATTACCACCAACCTTGCCATCCGTACGGTTGCCAAAGGTGACCAGGAGGGGTATCTCCTGGAAACTGCCGATGGTCAGCAGTGGCAGGCAGACAGCGTTGTCATGGCCAGTGAATCCTTTGCCACGGCCGATATGGTTGCCTCCCTGGCACCCGACCTGGCCGCCACCCTGAAAAAGATTCCCTATGTCTCTTCTTCCATTGTTTCGCTGGTTTTTTCCCGCGACGACATCCCCCATCCTCTGGACACCTACGGTTTCATCGTCCCAAAAATCTCAAACCGCAAAATCATGGCCACCACCTGGTCATCAATCAAATGGCCTCATCGCTCACCGGCAGGCAAAGTGCTGATGCGCTCTTTTGTTGGCGGTGCCCAACAGCCGGAACTGGCCGATCTTGATGATGCAACCATCACCGCCACGGTCCTCCATGAGCTCAAGGAGATTATCGGCATTAGCGCTAAACCGGAACAGGTATGGATCAACCGCTGGCCCCAGGGCATGCCCCAGTACATTGTTGGCCACCTGGATCGACTGGCAGTCATCGACCAGCAGCTCAAAGCATTGCCGGGACTCTACCTGACCGGGGCCGGCTACCGCGGCATCGGCCTGCCCGACTGCATCAACCATGCCCGTCAGACCGGGGAAAAAGTTGTTGCCGACCTGTTATGA
- a CDS encoding glycosyltransferase family 4 protein, which yields MIKVLHCLSQIPGQTGSGVYLQSLIREGHRRGLEQWVICGLPAETPQAEIEHLTQQHIFPVLFDSQQLPFPVAGMSDVMPYPSTLFSSFCCDKLTRYEAAFARVVQEVVRRLSPDIIHSHHLWLMTALIRRLFPNIPLVTTSHGTDLRQLQLADHLALRVISGCQEVDKVMALNEEQKKNIIELYGVDNDQVVVTGTGFRDDLFSTDFCTKGSDITLLYAGKLSRAKGVPWLLEAVAELDITLKIAGGGGGKEAEEIRRQAQKLRPNVTLLGVLSQEELAEECKKAHIFVLPSFYEGLPLVLLEALACSCRLVVTDLPGIRTMFPEETLDDGLVTLVPMPELMGPDTPNPDHLPRFCNNLKQAIKDQVEKVKKQQTFCCLPLEKTLQNNTWQHIFSRVLSIYQEVLMKNGTGSRVQAKQ from the coding sequence ATGATCAAGGTTCTCCACTGCCTGTCTCAAATCCCCGGCCAAACCGGCAGCGGCGTCTACCTCCAATCACTGATCCGCGAAGGTCACAGGCGGGGACTTGAGCAATGGGTGATCTGCGGCCTGCCGGCTGAAACCCCTCAAGCCGAGATTGAACATCTCACCCAGCAGCACATCTTTCCCGTCCTTTTCGACTCCCAGCAGCTCCCTTTTCCGGTTGCCGGGATGAGCGATGTCATGCCCTACCCCAGCACCCTCTTCTCCTCCTTCTGCTGTGACAAGCTGACCCGCTACGAGGCTGCTTTTGCCCGCGTAGTTCAGGAAGTGGTACGCCGGCTCTCGCCCGACATCATCCACTCGCACCACCTGTGGTTGATGACCGCTTTGATCCGCCGCCTTTTTCCAAACATCCCCCTGGTTACCACCAGTCATGGCACCGATTTGCGACAGCTGCAACTGGCTGACCACCTGGCGCTCAGGGTCATCTCCGGGTGCCAGGAAGTGGATAAAGTCATGGCCCTGAATGAAGAACAGAAAAAAAATATCATCGAGTTATATGGCGTTGATAACGATCAGGTGGTGGTCACCGGCACCGGCTTCCGTGACGATCTGTTCAGCACTGATTTCTGCACCAAGGGCAGCGATATCACCCTGCTCTATGCCGGCAAGCTCAGTCGGGCAAAAGGCGTACCCTGGCTGCTGGAAGCGGTGGCTGAACTTGACATTACTTTGAAGATCGCCGGTGGCGGGGGTGGCAAGGAAGCTGAAGAGATCAGGAGACAGGCACAGAAACTGCGGCCGAACGTCACCCTGCTGGGTGTCCTGTCTCAGGAAGAACTGGCTGAAGAGTGCAAAAAAGCCCACATCTTTGTACTCCCCTCATTCTACGAGGGGCTGCCCCTGGTCCTGCTGGAAGCCTTGGCCTGCAGCTGCCGGCTGGTGGTCACCGACCTGCCGGGCATCCGGACTATGTTCCCTGAGGAAACCCTAGATGATGGCCTGGTAACCCTGGTGCCGATGCCGGAACTCATGGGCCCCGACACCCCGAACCCGGACCACCTGCCACGCTTTTGCAACAACCTGAAACAGGCCATTAAAGATCAGGTGGAAAAGGTAAAAAAACAGCAGACCTTCTGCTGTCTGCCGCTGGAAAAAACCCTGCAGAACAATACCTGGCAACATATTTTTTCCCGCGTGCTCTCCATCTACCAGGAAGTTTTAATGAAAAACGGCACAGGGTCTAGGGTGCAAGCCAAACAGTAG
- a CDS encoding AMP-binding protein: MLITEILARNARMYPAETALIERDPVQQTRREITWSEFDRQANQVANLLQGMGIGKGSKVIHLLMNSLEWLPLYFGILRSGAWVVPLNFRFTADDIKYCIEVAEGDVLFFGPEFAERIEQIKDELPTVKKFVYVGGEGPAYADIYEQLLAGESAEPLDVPLELNDEAALYFTSGTTGRPKPILLTQRNLEASCITENRHHLQTHEDNFILIPPLYHTGAKMHWFGNFIVGAKAVILKGVSPQWILEAVSQEQGTIVWLLVPWAQDILTAIEDGQVNLDDYNLGQWRLMHIGAQPVPPSLIREWLKVFPHHSYDTNYGLSESTGPGCVHLGMENLHKVGAIGVPGFDWEYSIVDSHGRRVTPGDPGELVVRGPSVMKEYYKNPEETARALRNGWLHTGDIARVDEDGFIYLVDRKKDVIITGGENIFPVEIEDFLQDHPDVQDAAVIGLPDERLGESVAAIIEVKPGRVLTVEQMQEFCDKLPRYKQPRTFFFDDVPRNPTGKIEKPKLREKYTGNREMFTLEGK; this comes from the coding sequence ATGTTGATAACTGAAATATTGGCCCGTAACGCCCGGATGTATCCGGCTGAAACAGCTTTGATTGAACGCGATCCGGTCCAGCAAACCAGACGTGAAATTACCTGGAGTGAATTTGACCGCCAGGCTAACCAGGTTGCCAATCTTTTGCAGGGCATGGGTATTGGCAAGGGGAGCAAGGTCATTCATCTGCTGATGAACAGCCTGGAATGGCTGCCGCTTTACTTTGGCATTCTGCGTTCCGGGGCCTGGGTGGTGCCGCTGAATTTCCGTTTTACCGCCGATGATATCAAATATTGTATCGAGGTGGCTGAAGGGGACGTGCTCTTTTTCGGACCGGAGTTCGCCGAACGGATCGAGCAGATCAAGGATGAGTTACCGACGGTGAAAAAGTTTGTTTATGTGGGAGGAGAGGGTCCTGCCTATGCCGATATATACGAGCAGCTGCTGGCCGGCGAATCTGCCGAACCCCTGGATGTTCCCCTGGAACTGAACGACGAGGCGGCGCTTTATTTCACTTCGGGTACCACCGGACGGCCCAAACCCATTCTCCTGACCCAGCGCAACCTGGAAGCATCCTGTATTACTGAAAACCGCCATCACCTGCAGACCCACGAGGATAATTTCATCCTTATTCCGCCTCTCTACCATACCGGGGCAAAAATGCACTGGTTCGGCAACTTTATCGTCGGGGCCAAGGCGGTCATTCTCAAGGGGGTCAGCCCCCAGTGGATTCTCGAAGCGGTTTCCCAGGAGCAGGGCACCATTGTCTGGCTGCTGGTTCCCTGGGCCCAGGATATCCTGACCGCCATCGAAGATGGGCAGGTCAACCTCGATGATTATAACCTTGGTCAGTGGCGGCTGATGCATATCGGTGCCCAGCCGGTACCTCCCAGCCTGATCAGAGAGTGGTTGAAGGTTTTTCCCCACCACAGCTATGATACCAACTATGGGCTCAGTGAATCAACCGGCCCCGGCTGCGTCCATCTGGGGATGGAAAACCTGCACAAGGTGGGGGCCATTGGTGTTCCCGGCTTTGATTGGGAATACAGCATTGTTGACAGTCACGGTCGGCGGGTAACGCCGGGAGATCCGGGGGAGCTGGTTGTTCGCGGTCCGTCGGTGATGAAGGAATATTATAAAAATCCGGAGGAAACCGCCAGGGCTTTGCGGAATGGCTGGCTCCATACCGGCGACATTGCCCGGGTGGATGAGGATGGTTTTATCTATCTGGTGGACCGGAAGAAAGATGTTATCATTACCGGCGGGGAGAATATCTTTCCGGTGGAGATCGAGGACTTCCTCCAGGATCATCCTGATGTGCAGGATGCTGCGGTTATCGGCCTTCCTGATGAACGGCTGGGTGAGTCAGTGGCCGCCATTATTGAGGTGAAGCCGGGGCGGGTGTTGACCGTGGAACAGATGCAGGAATTCTGCGACAAGCTGCCGCGTTATAAGCAGCCGAGGACCTTTTTCTTCGACGATGTGCCACGCAATCCCACCGGCAAGATAGAAAAACCGAAATTGCGGGAAAAGTATACCGGCAATCGAGAGATGTTCACGCTCGAGGGGAAGTAA
- a CDS encoding thioesterase family protein, whose amino-acid sequence MIETYRGIVYPHQLDHMGHMNIQWYAAKFDEATWHFLSAIGITSAYIKEHHQGMAALEQKTQFKSEVNVGQLLLIRTRLLAVNEKTVRFLHIMYDAETMEEAARCELMGIHFDRRQRKSTPFPAVVREQCALLKQDS is encoded by the coding sequence ATGATTGAAACTTATCGTGGCATCGTTTACCCTCATCAACTGGACCACATGGGGCATATGAACATCCAGTGGTATGCGGCAAAATTCGACGAGGCAACCTGGCACTTTCTTTCAGCCATCGGCATTACTTCAGCCTATATCAAGGAACACCACCAGGGCATGGCGGCGCTAGAGCAAAAGACCCAGTTTAAATCGGAAGTCAACGTTGGCCAGCTGCTGCTGATCAGGACCAGACTGCTGGCGGTCAATGAAAAAACCGTCCGCTTTCTCCACATCATGTATGATGCGGAAACCATGGAGGAAGCGGCCCGCTGTGAATTGATGGGAATCCATTTTGACCGCCGACAACGGAAATCAACCCCCTTTCCCGCTGTCGTCAGGGAGCAATGCGCCTTATTAAAGCAGGATAGCTGA
- a CDS encoding 4Fe-4S dicluster domain-containing protein has translation MGHHLDAKSNLVPLIDRLNKYPIGLVDSEKLRKILSFLFTEQEAIIASSFPLEETTLPELARLTSLKEEKLQTILASMADKGLVMDLPYGNTTYYLLVPGLIGFFELTFMKNRSDLPMTELARLMADYLHDRPHSGGQADEFFGSRTPLTRSLVYEEHIPVSSQIATYEQARKIITSAGYGAAGMCYCRHAKQHLGETCKKGAPVEGICISLGAGAKFLVRRGFAHEKSTEELLAILDQARQLNLTHVTDNIRHKPSFICNCCQCCCELMAGVQEGFHQGIGKTGFLATIDESQCVGCGLCFAACNVKAIGPAAGQTAGDTPIAQVNRAVCLGCGACISVCPHNAISLVELAERPVPPAKRQELFVRILKEKGRLLPFVVGRMKKKIGSLLPFKR, from the coding sequence ATGGGCCACCATCTTGACGCTAAAAGCAATCTTGTACCGCTGATAGACCGGCTGAATAAGTATCCCATCGGCCTGGTTGACAGCGAAAAATTGCGGAAAATCCTCTCCTTCCTTTTTACGGAACAAGAAGCCATTATCGCCTCCAGCTTTCCCCTTGAGGAAACCACCCTGCCGGAGCTGGCCCGACTGACGTCCCTGAAGGAGGAAAAACTGCAGACCATCCTAGCATCCATGGCCGACAAGGGACTGGTCATGGATCTGCCCTATGGCAACACGACCTATTACCTCCTGGTGCCTGGGTTGATCGGTTTTTTTGAACTGACCTTCATGAAAAACCGCTCTGATCTGCCGATGACAGAACTGGCCCGGCTGATGGCTGATTATCTCCATGATCGTCCGCACAGCGGCGGTCAGGCAGACGAATTTTTTGGCAGCCGAACCCCCCTGACCAGATCTCTGGTCTACGAAGAGCACATTCCTGTATCCTCCCAGATCGCAACCTATGAACAGGCCCGTAAGATCATTACCTCTGCAGGTTATGGCGCCGCCGGCATGTGTTACTGCCGCCATGCCAAACAGCATCTTGGTGAAACCTGTAAAAAAGGGGCCCCGGTGGAAGGCATCTGCATCTCCCTGGGAGCGGGGGCAAAATTTCTCGTCAGGCGGGGTTTCGCCCACGAAAAAAGCACTGAGGAACTGCTGGCAATCCTCGATCAGGCACGACAGCTGAACCTCACCCACGTGACGGACAACATCCGCCATAAGCCGTCGTTCATCTGCAACTGTTGCCAGTGCTGCTGTGAACTGATGGCTGGCGTCCAGGAGGGTTTTCACCAGGGAATCGGCAAAACCGGCTTTCTGGCCACCATTGACGAAAGCCAGTGCGTTGGCTGCGGCCTCTGCTTTGCCGCCTGCAACGTCAAAGCAATCGGTCCGGCCGCCGGGCAGACTGCCGGCGACACCCCCATCGCCCAGGTCAACCGCGCCGTCTGCCTGGGCTGCGGGGCCTGCATCAGCGTCTGCCCCCACAATGCCATCTCCCTTGTTGAACTCGCAGAAAGACCGGTGCCACCCGCAAAGCGGCAGGAACTTTTTGTCCGCATCCTCAAGGAAAAGGGTCGGCTATTGCCGTTTGTGGTTGGCAGGATGAAGAAGAAAATCGGCAGTCTACTGCCATTCAAGAGATAA
- a CDS encoding NAD(P)/FAD-dependent oxidoreductase, with amino-acid sequence MTRKKIVVIGGGPAGLMAAGQAAAAGADVLLLEKMNRPGRKLSITGKGRCNLTNTAEITDFITHFDTTGRFLHQAFARFFTADLMMFFQNHGLELVTERGGRVFPASGHATDVLQTLQRWLKKCGVQSRNSSPVEKLLTNKGQVTGVVAGGQEYTADAVILATGGASYPATGSTGDGYTLATAVGHTLIPIRPALVPLETAGNTAGRMAELNLRNIRVRMLLDGKKSKEDFGELTFTPFGVSGPVILTLSGIAVDALIKKQTVEFCLDLKPALDEKKLDARLLRDIAARGKEPFSSLLRGLLPREMVPVCADATGIPSERLASSINAKERRRLRTWLKNFRLQVTKARPLDEAIITAGGIDTKEIDPRTMASRKSRGLFMAGEILDLQADTGGYNLQAAFSTGWLAGRSAADHSIP; translated from the coding sequence ATGACCAGAAAAAAAATTGTGGTAATCGGCGGCGGACCGGCCGGTCTGATGGCCGCCGGCCAGGCAGCTGCAGCGGGGGCTGACGTGTTGCTGCTGGAAAAGATGAACCGCCCCGGCCGCAAGCTCAGCATCACCGGCAAAGGTCGCTGCAATCTCACCAACACCGCCGAAATCACCGATTTCATCACCCATTTTGACACCACCGGCAGATTTCTCCACCAGGCTTTTGCCCGTTTTTTTACTGCTGATCTTATGATGTTCTTTCAGAATCATGGCCTGGAACTGGTAACTGAACGGGGTGGGCGGGTATTTCCCGCCAGCGGGCACGCCACCGATGTGCTGCAAACCTTGCAGCGTTGGCTGAAAAAGTGCGGCGTCCAGAGCAGGAATTCTTCACCGGTGGAAAAACTACTGACCAACAAGGGACAGGTCACCGGTGTTGTTGCCGGTGGTCAGGAATATACCGCCGACGCCGTCATTCTTGCAACCGGCGGTGCCTCCTATCCGGCCACCGGATCAACGGGTGACGGCTACACCCTGGCCACGGCAGTCGGGCATACCCTTATTCCCATACGGCCGGCCTTGGTTCCCTTGGAAACTGCCGGCAACACGGCTGGCCGGATGGCAGAGCTGAATCTGCGAAACATCAGAGTCCGCATGCTGCTCGACGGCAAAAAAAGCAAGGAAGATTTCGGCGAACTGACCTTCACCCCTTTCGGGGTAAGCGGTCCGGTAATCCTCACCCTCAGCGGCATAGCAGTGGATGCCCTGATCAAGAAACAGACGGTGGAATTCTGTCTTGATCTCAAACCGGCCCTTGACGAAAAAAAACTCGACGCCCGGCTCTTGCGTGATATTGCCGCCCGGGGCAAGGAGCCTTTCAGCAGCCTGTTGCGGGGGCTACTACCACGCGAGATGGTCCCGGTCTGCGCTGATGCCACCGGGATTCCGTCGGAACGTCTGGCCAGTAGCATCAATGCCAAGGAGCGGCGGCGCCTGCGGACCTGGCTCAAAAATTTCCGCCTGCAGGTAACCAAGGCCCGCCCACTTGACGAAGCGATTATCACCGCCGGCGGCATCGATACTAAAGAAATTGATCCCCGGACCATGGCATCCCGGAAAAGCAGGGGACTTTTCATGGCCGGTGAAATCCTTGACCTCCAGGCCGACACCGGCGGATATAACCTTCAGGCCGCTTTTTCCACCGGCTGGCTGGCCGGACGCTCAGCTGCCGATCACAGCATCCCTTGA
- a CDS encoding 3'(2'),5'-bisphosphate nucleotidase CysQ, whose amino-acid sequence MKDKEDYMELLLQKTCTIAKTAGAAIMAYYRSNYEVKNKAPDNPVTDADYAADRLLKEQLTALLPTAGWLSEESVDQPERLQKEQVWVVDPLDGTKEFILGIPEFAVSIGLVDNGQSVLGVIYNPATDELFAGSRGNGIVLNGKPMQTTSRTLLPGAAIDASRSECNRGEFTPFEDLLQITIVGSTAYKLARVAAGLCDASWSRGPKNEWDICAGVLLIDEAGGSCVDLNNTPFSFNRPKTLVNGFIADNGQLHEQIIAALAPHGAARTT is encoded by the coding sequence GTGAAAGACAAAGAAGATTACATGGAACTACTGTTACAAAAGACCTGCACCATTGCCAAGACAGCGGGAGCGGCCATCATGGCATACTACCGTTCAAACTATGAGGTTAAGAACAAGGCCCCTGACAACCCGGTCACCGATGCCGACTATGCCGCCGACCGCCTGCTTAAAGAACAACTCACCGCCCTGCTGCCAACTGCCGGCTGGCTCAGTGAGGAATCCGTTGATCAGCCGGAACGGCTCCAGAAGGAGCAGGTGTGGGTGGTGGACCCCCTCGACGGCACCAAAGAGTTCATCCTGGGCATCCCGGAATTCGCCGTCTCCATCGGCCTGGTCGACAACGGTCAGTCGGTACTGGGGGTCATCTACAATCCGGCAACCGATGAACTGTTCGCCGGCAGCCGCGGCAACGGCATTGTTCTCAACGGCAAGCCGATGCAAACCACTAGTCGAACTCTGTTGCCGGGAGCGGCCATCGATGCCAGCCGTTCCGAGTGCAACCGGGGTGAGTTCACACCATTCGAGGATCTGCTGCAAATCACCATTGTCGGCAGCACCGCCTACAAACTAGCCCGGGTGGCTGCCGGTCTTTGCGATGCCTCCTGGAGCCGCGGCCCCAAAAATGAATGGGATATCTGCGCCGGCGTCCTACTGATTGACGAGGCCGGTGGCAGCTGTGTCGATCTCAACAATACTCCCTTTTCCTTTAACCGCCCCAAAACCCTGGTCAATGGCTTTATTGCCGATAACGGCCAGCTTCATGAACAGATCATCGCCGCCTTAGCGCCCCACGGTGCCGCCAGAACAACGTAA
- a CDS encoding DUF4197 domain-containing protein translates to MIVIGTATAFGGWLDKGKELLNQAVTSTGTDKPAVLTTDEIGAGLKEALKVGTERVVAQLGQNDGFNTDPAIHIPLPDSLTKVQSALNKIGLSSMLDDLELRLNRAAETATPKAKTLFWQSIQEMTLDDVQGIYKGPDDAATRYFQGKMSAPLAEEMRPVVEESLAQVGAIQSYDNVMGKYSALPFVPDVKADLTTHVLDKGLAGIFHYVAKEEAAIRQNPVKRTTELLKRVFGTAP, encoded by the coding sequence ATGATTGTCATTGGTACAGCAACCGCTTTCGGCGGCTGGCTGGACAAAGGCAAAGAGCTGCTGAACCAGGCGGTAACCAGCACCGGCACCGACAAACCTGCTGTCCTGACCACTGATGAGATCGGCGCTGGGCTGAAGGAAGCCCTCAAGGTGGGGACCGAGCGGGTCGTCGCCCAGTTGGGACAGAACGACGGCTTCAACACCGACCCGGCTATTCACATTCCCCTGCCGGACAGCCTCACCAAAGTCCAATCCGCCCTGAATAAGATCGGCCTCTCCTCCATGCTTGACGATCTAGAACTGCGCCTCAACCGGGCGGCGGAAACGGCTACCCCGAAAGCCAAAACCCTTTTCTGGCAGTCGATCCAGGAGATGACCCTCGACGATGTCCAGGGCATCTATAAGGGCCCCGACGATGCCGCCACCCGCTATTTCCAGGGCAAAATGTCAGCCCCCCTGGCCGAAGAGATGCGGCCGGTGGTGGAAGAAAGCCTGGCCCAGGTGGGGGCCATCCAATCCTATGACAACGTCATGGGAAAATACAGCGCCCTGCCCTTCGTTCCCGACGTCAAGGCCGACCTCACCACCCATGTGCTTGACAAGGGACTGGCGGGCATTTTCCACTATGTTGCCAAGGAGGAGGCAGCCATCCGCCAGAACCCGGTCAAACGAACAACGGAACTGCTCAAGCGGGTTTTCGGCACCGCCCCGTAA
- a CDS encoding nitroreductase family protein: protein MDHTTTPSSPFANQTLETINRRHSTRVFADQPISEADLLTILQAANRAPSAHNQQSWRFIVIRGEKKHQLVQLVSARAGDFPRASRALLRMASRSIASAPVVIAVANTGELIAHGIDLFKVDKTIAHDFFRTMEIQSSAAAVQNLLLAATALGLSSVWLGILFLIKDDILQFLGEPAGEFMAVIPIGHAATAGKSPKKRPLEMIVKTLD from the coding sequence ATGGATCATACAACAACCCCATCGTCCCCCTTTGCCAACCAAACCCTGGAGACCATCAACCGGAGGCACAGCACCCGGGTGTTTGCCGACCAGCCGATCAGCGAAGCGGATCTGCTCACCATACTCCAGGCGGCCAACCGGGCACCCTCGGCCCATAACCAGCAGTCTTGGCGCTTCATCGTCATTCGGGGGGAGAAAAAACATCAGCTGGTACAGCTGGTCAGTGCCCGGGCAGGCGATTTCCCCCGGGCATCACGGGCCCTGCTGCGAATGGCTTCCCGCAGTATTGCCAGTGCCCCGGTAGTCATCGCAGTGGCCAACACCGGCGAACTGATCGCCCACGGCATCGACCTGTTCAAAGTGGACAAGACCATTGCCCACGATTTTTTCCGCACCATGGAGATCCAGAGCTCGGCCGCTGCCGTCCAAAACTTGCTGCTGGCGGCCACCGCCCTCGGTCTGTCATCCGTCTGGCTCGGCATCCTTTTTCTAATCAAAGACGATATTCTCCAGTTTCTCGGTGAACCGGCCGGCGAGTTCATGGCAGTAATTCCCATCGGCCATGCCGCCACTGCTGGCAAAAGCCCGAAAAAACGACCCTTGGAGATGATTGTTAAAACTCTGGACTAA
- the msrB gene encoding peptide-methionine (R)-S-oxide reductase MsrB, whose product MLTKFLSLILISLFMVIARQAGAQPATATATFAGGCFWCMEHPFEKLGGVDQVISGYTGGTTADPTYEEVSSGTSGHLEAVQITYDPAVISYGELLAVFWRQINPTDAGGQFVDRGNQYASAIYYHSEEQHRLAEQSRHELSSSGRYDQPIVTPIVPATTFYPAEPYHQDYYKKNPLRYRFYRSRSGRDAFLERIWKTEPKKTPVSSGREAYSRPSPEELRRLLTPLQYQVTQEDATERPFNNEYWDNKRAGIYVDIVSGEPLFSSQDKFKSGTGWPSFTRPLEPGHIVRKVDRTLFATRTEVRSRQADSHLGHVFDDGPAPTGLRYCINSAALRFIPKEELETKGYGRYSKLFAADEAGN is encoded by the coding sequence ATGCTCACTAAATTTCTGTCCCTTATCCTCATCTCCCTGTTCATGGTCATCGCCCGACAGGCCGGTGCCCAACCTGCCACCGCAACCGCAACTTTTGCCGGCGGCTGTTTCTGGTGCATGGAACACCCCTTTGAGAAACTGGGAGGGGTTGATCAGGTCATCTCTGGCTATACCGGCGGCACCACCGCAGACCCCACCTATGAAGAGGTATCTTCAGGAACCTCAGGTCACCTTGAAGCAGTGCAGATCACCTATGATCCCGCAGTCATCAGCTATGGTGAACTACTGGCAGTATTCTGGCGCCAGATCAATCCCACCGATGCCGGCGGCCAGTTTGTCGACCGGGGCAACCAGTATGCCTCGGCCATCTATTATCATAGTGAAGAACAGCACCGGCTGGCGGAGCAATCCCGGCATGAGCTCAGCAGCTCCGGCCGCTATGACCAGCCGATCGTTACCCCCATTGTGCCGGCAACGACCTTCTACCCAGCAGAACCGTATCATCAGGACTACTATAAAAAGAATCCTCTGCGCTACCGATTCTACCGCTCCCGCTCTGGCCGGGATGCCTTTCTCGAGCGAATATGGAAAACCGAACCGAAAAAAACACCGGTGAGCAGCGGCCGGGAAGCTTACAGCCGGCCATCCCCTGAAGAACTTCGTCGCCTGCTAACCCCCCTGCAGTACCAAGTAACCCAGGAAGATGCCACGGAACGGCCATTCAATAATGAGTACTGGGACAATAAACGGGCGGGAATCTACGTCGACATCGTCTCCGGTGAACCTCTGTTCAGTTCACAGGATAAGTTCAAATCAGGAACCGGCTGGCCAAGCTTTACCCGGCCTTTAGAACCGGGCCATATTGTCAGGAAGGTGGACCGCACCCTGTTTGCAACCCGGACTGAAGTCCGCAGTCGCCAGGCCGATTCCCATTTAGGCCATGTGTTCGATGACGGTCCGGCACCCACCGGCCTGCGTTACTGCATCAACTCTGCCGCCCTGCGGTTCATCCCCAAAGAAGAGCTGGAAACAAAGGGGTACGGCCGCTACAGCAAGCTTTTTGCCGCCGATGAAGCGGGTAACTAG